A single window of Acetobacteraceae bacterium DNA harbors:
- a CDS encoding SulP family inorganic anion transporter: protein MKSYLHSWCYGHPLKEIFAGMVSTFALIPEVIGFSYISGVSPASALFATFAIALVLAFVGGRPGMISGAAGSVALVAAPIAHRYGLDYLALATLLSGIWQILFGFLKLEKLIRFVSPEVVTGFANGLAILIFSAQMPHFVQASAMGWGMIGAGLVIIYLLPRFFKSVPSPLVCVFLLTLGASFFGLKMPRISDLGSLPTHFPLFQFPAAPLDLKSFWIILPASLAMASVGILESLLTLEITEEKTEMPSYPAQECRGLGIANMMASCVGGVGGCGMIGQTVGNLRYGGKGRLSIFVSGAFLLLLMISLHHWVAQVPVAALVAIMVMVSISTFSWESLKKFRQPQQKAFWIILVTTSVVVATKNLALGVLAGLVLSKLVRA from the coding sequence TTGAAATCTTATTTACATAGCTGGTGTTATGGGCATCCGCTTAAAGAAATTTTTGCAGGCATGGTCAGTACCTTTGCCTTAATTCCCGAAGTCATCGGCTTTTCTTATATTTCAGGCGTTTCGCCCGCATCTGCGCTTTTTGCCACATTTGCCATTGCCTTGGTGCTGGCTTTTGTCGGGGGGAGGCCGGGAATGATTTCCGGTGCGGCAGGGTCTGTTGCTTTGGTTGCTGCCCCGATCGCCCATCGCTATGGGCTGGATTATTTAGCCTTAGCAACGCTTCTTTCAGGGATTTGGCAAATTTTATTTGGGTTTTTGAAACTGGAAAAGCTTATACGCTTTGTTTCACCGGAGGTGGTGACAGGTTTTGCCAATGGGCTGGCGATTTTAATTTTTTCGGCACAAATGCCACATTTTGTGCAGGCTTCGGCCATGGGATGGGGAATGATCGGCGCTGGTTTGGTCATTATTTATCTTTTACCCCGCTTTTTTAAATCGGTTCCGTCCCCTTTGGTTTGCGTCTTTCTTCTCACTTTAGGCGCAAGTTTCTTTGGGCTAAAAATGCCGAGAATCAGCGATTTAGGCAGTTTGCCGACCCATTTTCCCCTCTTTCAGTTTCCTGCGGCTCCCCTTGATTTGAAAAGCTTTTGGATTATTTTACCTGCGAGTCTTGCAATGGCATCTGTTGGGATTTTGGAATCTCTTTTGACACTCGAAATTACTGAGGAAAAGACGGAGATGCCAAGCTATCCTGCGCAAGAATGCCGTGGGCTGGGCATTGCAAATATGATGGCCTCCTGCGTTGGCGGTGTGGGCGGCTGCGGAATGATTGGTCAAACCGTCGGTAATTTACGCTATGGCGGTAAAGGGAGGCTTTCTATTTTTGTTTCCGGTGCCTTTTTACTTTTATTGATGATTAGTCTGCATCATTGGGTTGCCCAAGTCCCTGTTGCGGCTTTGGTTGCGATTATGGTGATGGTTTCCATCAGCACTTTCTCTTGGGAAAGTTTGAAAAAATTTAGACAGCCTCAGCAAAAAGCATTTTGGATTATTTTGGTGACAACGAGTGTCGTTGTTGCCACCAAAAATCTTGCCCTTGGGGTTTTGGCCGGTTTGGTCTTGTC
- a CDS encoding class I SAM-dependent methyltransferase, with protein sequence MCGVTQKNAKTNPLPQETSREFWERRYQSAGFSAEMSIRPPRPRLKEFLEKLHLPQGLALDLGCGRGEDAIWLAQQGWAVVGVDVSQAALQQGRLLAEHAGEEISKRIEFSCCDLDQTFPAGKYDLISAQFFESPVPFGRNRILKKAANYVNLNGILLITSHVSRPPWSWPMRFVPPAPEAALAALNLREEEWSKICVADLSRVATGPEGQKAIVKDGVICLRRRQ encoded by the coding sequence ATGTGCGGTGTGACACAAAAAAATGCAAAAACAAATCCTTTGCCTCAGGAGACGAGCAGAGAATTTTGGGAAAGACGTTATCAATCTGCCGGTTTTTCAGCGGAAATGTCCATTCGTCCACCCCGCCCCCGCCTCAAAGAATTCCTGGAAAAACTCCACCTCCCGCAAGGGCTAGCCCTTGATCTTGGCTGCGGCCGTGGGGAGGATGCCATTTGGCTCGCCCAGCAAGGATGGGCCGTTGTCGGTGTTGATGTTTCCCAAGCTGCCTTGCAGCAAGGCCGTCTTTTGGCAGAGCATGCCGGGGAAGAAATCAGTAAACGTATTGAGTTTAGTTGCTGTGACCTCGATCAAACTTTTCCTGCTGGAAAATATGACCTGATTTCAGCGCAGTTTTTTGAATCCCCCGTTCCTTTTGGTCGTAATCGTATTCTCAAAAAAGCCGCAAATTATGTTAATCTCAACGGGATTTTGTTAATCACCTCCCACGTCTCTCGGCCGCCTTGGTCATGGCCAATGCGTTTTGTCCCGCCTGCACCTGAAGCGGCTCTTGCTGCTCTGAACCTCCGGGAAGAAGAATGGAGTAAAATCTGTGTTGCCGATTTAAGTCGTGTGGCGACAGGCCCAGAGGGGCAGAAAGCTATCGTTAAGGATGGCGTTATCTGCCTTAGACGTAGACAGTAA
- a CDS encoding EcsC family protein: MLPHPFSQKCSPRTSKIFRKIQKKHHQNTETLINRMLEWAYERAVNGLGFMRSVEVLAQDHLARHNQDEQKAANALLFRQGSKAALNGFCMNFGGIVALPVTLPLGILIGLYIQLRMITVMAVIGGYDVHDPRVKTLCYVCLAGNNAKKIFQSAGLKAGGKFTASMMSHYMTGDVIKILHKALGAQAIAHFSPVGLAGSAGAVSFGRFLPVAGGFISAGWTSFMTRQIGKVAREIFVELPLEHKQQEEISISQN, from the coding sequence ATGTTACCGCATCCCTTTTCTCAGAAATGCTCTCCCCGTACGTCTAAAATTTTTAGAAAAATACAGAAAAAACATCATCAGAATACAGAGACTCTGATCAATCGAATGCTCGAATGGGCTTATGAGAGAGCCGTTAATGGCTTAGGCTTTATGCGGAGCGTCGAGGTGCTCGCCCAGGATCATTTAGCCCGCCACAACCAAGACGAGCAAAAAGCCGCAAATGCTTTGCTCTTCCGTCAAGGTTCAAAGGCAGCTTTGAATGGTTTTTGCATGAATTTTGGTGGGATTGTCGCTTTGCCGGTGACGTTACCTTTAGGGATTTTAATTGGCCTCTATATTCAGTTGCGCATGATTACCGTAATGGCGGTGATCGGCGGCTATGATGTCCATGATCCTAGGGTAAAAACGCTTTGCTACGTTTGTTTAGCTGGAAATAATGCTAAAAAAATCTTTCAAAGTGCCGGTCTGAAAGCCGGCGGAAAATTCACGGCCTCTATGATGTCTCATTATATGACGGGTGATGTGATTAAGATCTTGCATAAGGCGCTGGGTGCACAGGCCATCGCTCATTTTAGTCCCGTTGGTTTAGCCGGTTCAGCAGGGGCTGTTAGTTTTGGACGTTTTCTGCCGGTGGCAGGGGGATTTATCAGTGCCGGATGGACAAGCTTTATGACGCGTCAGATTGGCAAAGTCGCACGGGAAATTTTTGTCGAACTTCCTTTGGAGCACAAGCAGCAGGAAGAGATTTCGATTAGTCAGAACTAA
- a CDS encoding ATP-binding protein, which produces MLSKFTIENFSSINEKQVLDLNVDPEQADLHGWAVPATEENSQHYPDIATLAVLYGANGAGKSTILSALKSLSFIAYASQTEVKADENFPNFSWFGQDKPTKMSVEFLRPNGHKVEYEISFTNEAILFEKLEINNEEIFKREEKNQIVSEQLESLPFRNLRRNASLLSFAASYGHLEDIHSLFNFALCYFDGSKPNAVQEKDIPKLKQAFKLISDLDLGISDISFQEIPGKEEKHALFAHHRLPTGEVKKLLWHSESDGTAHLLSVMFMLQNILNKGGILLADEIEEKLHPLAVFRLLELFNDPETNPHKAQLICTSHLPDIMDEVGEYNIFLTEKRHQATRLWRLDDDKHLDESQSFRAAYLQKIYGGVPRIGRPADQAN; this is translated from the coding sequence ATGCTCAGCAAATTCACGATTGAAAATTTTTCTTCCATCAATGAAAAGCAGGTGCTGGATTTAAATGTAGATCCAGAACAGGCGGATTTACATGGCTGGGCCGTACCAGCCACAGAAGAGAATTCGCAGCATTATCCAGATATTGCCACTTTAGCCGTCCTTTACGGCGCAAATGGCGCTGGGAAAAGCACTATTTTATCAGCTCTTAAATCTTTGAGTTTTATCGCTTACGCCTCCCAGACAGAAGTAAAAGCGGATGAAAATTTTCCTAATTTTTCTTGGTTTGGGCAAGATAAACCAACCAAAATGAGCGTTGAATTTTTAAGACCAAATGGCCACAAAGTTGAATATGAAATTTCTTTTACCAACGAAGCTATTCTTTTTGAAAAACTAGAAATTAACAATGAAGAAATTTTTAAACGTGAAGAAAAAAATCAAATCGTCTCGGAGCAACTCGAAAGCCTTCCTTTTCGAAACTTGCGACGCAACGCGTCTTTACTTTCCTTTGCCGCCTCCTATGGCCATTTAGAAGACATCCATTCCTTATTTAACTTTGCTTTATGCTATTTTGATGGCTCTAAACCCAATGCCGTCCAAGAAAAGGACATACCCAAACTAAAACAAGCTTTTAAGCTGATTTCTGATTTAGATCTTGGCATCAGTGATATTTCTTTTCAGGAAATCCCTGGAAAAGAAGAAAAACATGCGCTTTTTGCACATCATCGACTTCCAACAGGAGAAGTTAAAAAGCTCTTATGGCATTCAGAATCTGACGGAACGGCGCATCTTTTAAGCGTTATGTTTATGCTTCAGAATATCCTGAATAAAGGCGGTATTTTACTGGCTGATGAAATTGAAGAAAAACTTCACCCTCTAGCTGTTTTTCGCCTTCTTGAGCTTTTTAACGATCCGGAAACAAATCCGCATAAAGCCCAGCTTATTTGCACCAGCCATCTGCCCGATATTATGGATGAAGTCGGGGAATATAATATATTCCTCACAGAAAAAAGACATCAGGCCACCCGCCTTTGGCGCTTAGATGATGATAAGCATCTTGATGAAAGCCAGAGTTTCCGTGCGGCCTATCTCCAAAAAATCTATGGCGGTGTCCCCCGCATCGGTCGCCCTGCCGACCAAGCCAATTAA
- a CDS encoding RloB domain-containing protein: MAKEAWLIVVEGSAEQNFFTFLANDFSDSAFLPKHIALTIVKAGGGRSPAKRILERAKQEKRSKQKAPYRHIFALLDLDRAYKGMEEDFQAENIILMTCDPRLENVLLACDNHPISAHEDAKESFQNHFGTEAQHLNWWGNLLPCNLTKEKLLNCPLLESFWEKAPL; the protein is encoded by the coding sequence ATGGCAAAAGAAGCCTGGCTTATCGTTGTTGAGGGAAGCGCAGAGCAAAATTTCTTTACCTTCTTAGCGAATGATTTTTCTGATTCTGCATTTTTACCGAAACATATTGCACTAACAATTGTTAAAGCTGGCGGAGGGCGAAGCCCTGCCAAACGTATTTTAGAAAGAGCAAAACAAGAAAAACGCAGCAAGCAGAAAGCACCTTACCGTCATATTTTTGCGCTTTTAGATTTAGATCGAGCCTATAAAGGGATGGAAGAAGATTTCCAAGCTGAAAATATCATTCTTATGACCTGTGATCCCCGTTTAGAAAATGTCCTCTTAGCTTGCGACAATCATCCAATTTCAGCGCACGAAGATGCCAAAGAATCTTTTCAAAATCATTTTGGCACAGAAGCGCAACATTTAAATTGGTGGGGAAACCTACTACCCTGCAATCTTACAAAAGAAAAGCTTCTAAACTGCCCTCTCCTAGAATCTTTCTGGGAAAAAGCCCCCCTATGA
- the hypE gene encoding hydrogenase expression/formation protein HypE — protein MMKKEKVITMAHGSGGAAMGQLLEELFLPSFSNPKLDQREDQARLPIAELSKSGDRLAFTTDSYVIDPITFPGGDIGKLAVCGTANDLSVGGAVPRFLSCGFILEEGLPFSVLKQIVTSMAETAKKAGIEIVTGDTKVVQKGAADKIFINTAGIGVIPNALDWSADKIQKGDFLIVSGTLGDHGATILNLRENLGMSLAVTSDCAVLEPLIAALRDIKGIRAMRDATRGGVNAILHEFAKASKQGIEVEENLLPVKAPVRGICELLGLDPINFANEGKVVLAVSPEAKEEVLSALKAHPLGKDSAIIGQVTGEGSVRLKGAYGVTRILDLPHAEPLPRIC, from the coding sequence ATGATGAAAAAAGAAAAAGTAATTACCATGGCGCATGGCAGTGGCGGAGCCGCAATGGGGCAGCTCCTAGAAGAACTTTTTCTGCCTTCATTCTCAAATCCAAAACTTGACCAGCGAGAGGATCAGGCCCGTCTGCCGATTGCAGAACTCTCTAAATCAGGGGATCGCTTGGCCTTTACGACCGACAGCTATGTGATTGATCCCATTACTTTTCCGGGCGGTGATATTGGCAAATTAGCTGTTTGTGGAACGGCTAATGATCTTTCTGTCGGCGGTGCGGTTCCTCGCTTTCTTTCCTGCGGCTTTATTCTTGAGGAAGGACTGCCTTTTAGCGTCTTAAAACAAATTGTTACCTCGATGGCGGAAACGGCAAAAAAAGCAGGTATTGAGATTGTGACGGGGGATACAAAAGTCGTTCAAAAAGGGGCGGCGGATAAGATTTTTATCAATACGGCTGGTATTGGCGTGATTCCAAACGCTCTCGACTGGTCAGCCGATAAAATTCAAAAAGGCGACTTTCTCATTGTCAGCGGAACACTCGGCGATCATGGCGCAACGATTTTAAATCTCCGTGAAAATCTCGGCATGTCTTTGGCTGTCACCAGCGATTGTGCTGTTTTAGAACCTCTTATCGCTGCTTTGCGTGACATTAAAGGCATTCGTGCGATGCGGGACGCCACACGAGGGGGTGTGAATGCCATTCTGCATGAATTTGCCAAAGCCTCAAAGCAGGGCATTGAGGTCGAAGAAAACCTCCTGCCTGTTAAAGCGCCCGTGCGTGGCATTTGTGAGTTGCTTGGGCTTGATCCCATTAATTTTGCCAATGAGGGGAAGGTCGTGCTGGCGGTTTCTCCAGAAGCCAAAGAGGAAGTTCTCTCGGCGCTCAAAGCCCATCCACTCGGCAAAGATTCCGCCATTATTGGTCAAGTCACGGGCGAGGGGAGTGTCAGGCTCAAAGGCGCTTATGGGGTGACACGGATTCTTGACTTGCCGCATGCGGAACCGCTTCCCCGCATCTGCTGA